One Candidatus Omnitrophota bacterium genomic window carries:
- a CDS encoding peptidase MA family metallohydrolase, with amino-acid sequence MKASGSKLTILIFLVVIISIILSIFVFNLFPRKLTGSFEYVRKGEELLDKGRHVQAITYFERAYKSSPGNDAIKSSLVWAYSMYSGVLAKEDKHDEAIMYLEKAYNVTPNSSTMQNLSFAYSEKALHEAGKGALAEAKNNYAKAIQYASESPAVSRNLGVMLYNDGVDEFRSGREDIAILCFKESSTIYKEARTFEMLGDMYYKRAELKKARYYWHMAMSLNPNNVALSEKMGKIGKEMALAAREKESEITHFEIRYTKDLPIDKELAARTLEKAYVDIGKDLGYFPEAKTKIFFYSKEDFVNTFKTPYFVKAFYDGSIKMPAPQNYLDREKFATYIYHEYTHAIVSAKTKNNCPTWLSEGIAVWEEFKKEKTDVRKITVEIKKVPEISFKFLDGSFKTDEITADKALCYILSYTLVDFIVNNWGMQGLQGVLKRLAGKQHIANAIDDEFLISEGEFEKNWRDYAMEKYF; translated from the coding sequence ATGAAGGCATCCGGGTCAAAACTCACGATACTGATATTCCTCGTTGTCATAATTTCAATAATTCTGTCGATATTTGTTTTTAATCTCTTCCCGCGGAAGCTGACGGGCTCTTTCGAATATGTAAGAAAAGGCGAAGAGCTTCTGGATAAGGGCAGGCATGTCCAAGCCATCACATATTTTGAAAGAGCGTATAAATCCTCTCCCGGGAACGACGCCATAAAATCCAGCCTCGTATGGGCATATTCGATGTATTCAGGTGTCCTTGCCAAAGAAGATAAGCACGACGAAGCTATTATGTATCTGGAAAAAGCATATAACGTGACGCCGAATTCCAGCACTATGCAGAATCTATCATTTGCCTATTCTGAAAAAGCGCTGCATGAAGCGGGAAAAGGGGCATTGGCCGAGGCTAAGAATAACTACGCTAAAGCCATACAATACGCATCAGAATCGCCCGCAGTGAGCCGTAATCTGGGAGTCATGTTATATAATGACGGAGTCGACGAATTTAGATCCGGAAGGGAAGATATCGCTATCCTTTGTTTTAAGGAGTCTTCTACAATATATAAGGAAGCCCGGACATTTGAGATGCTGGGCGATATGTATTATAAACGCGCGGAATTAAAGAAAGCGCGTTATTACTGGCATATGGCTATGTCTCTTAACCCAAACAATGTTGCCTTATCGGAAAAAATGGGGAAGATCGGAAAAGAGATGGCGCTGGCAGCAAGGGAGAAAGAGTCGGAGATCACGCACTTTGAAATAAGATATACGAAAGACCTGCCTATAGATAAGGAGTTGGCGGCAAGGACGCTTGAAAAAGCCTATGTCGATATCGGCAAGGACCTGGGTTATTTTCCCGAAGCTAAAACTAAGATATTCTTTTATTCGAAAGAGGATTTTGTGAACACTTTCAAGACGCCGTATTTTGTAAAGGCATTTTATGACGGCAGCATAAAGATGCCGGCTCCGCAGAATTATCTCGATAGAGAAAAATTCGCGACGTATATATACCATGAATATACGCACGCGATAGTTTCAGCTAAGACGAAGAACAATTGTCCCACATGGCTTAGTGAGGGCATAGCGGTATGGGAAGAGTTTAAAAAAGAAAAAACTGATGTTAGGAAAATCACGGTTGAAATTAAAAAAGTCCCGGAGATCTCTTTTAAGTTTTTGGATGGAAGTTTTAAGACGGACGAGATAACCGCAGACAAGGCGTTGTGTTATATACTTTCGTATACACTTGTTGATTTTATAGTGAACAACTGGGGCATGCAGGGGCTGCAGGGCGTGTTAAAAAGACTGGCTGGCAAGCAGCACATAGCAAATGCCATAGATGACGAATTCCTCATCTCCGAAGGAGAGTTTGAGAAAAATTGGCGTGATTATGCCATGGAGAAATATTTTTAA
- a CDS encoding GTP-binding protein, translating to MAKEQFVRSKPHVNVGTIGHIDHGKTTLTASILATLAKKGKATAKS from the coding sequence ATGGCAAAGGAACAATTTGTAAGGAGTAAGCCGCACGTTAACGTAGGTACAATAGGTCATATCGACCATGGTAAGACTACTTTGACAGCATCTATCCTTGCAACTCTTGCTAAGAAGGGCAAAGCAACCGCTAAGAGCT